CTAAGGCTCGTCTACTCAACTGATACTGCCTTTCTCGAGCGCAGCGTTAAGATTACCCTTCTCGAGCTCCTTTATGATCGCGATGTACTCGTCATGGCTCTTTGGAGTCTTGAATACTATCTCACCCTTCATTATCTTCTCTTTCAACTCCTCCATTATCTTCCAAGCCTCTTGCGGTATCCACTTCTCACGCTGCTCCTTCACAATCTTCACTACCTCTTCAGGTGTCAAGTCTTTCAGTCTACCAGTCTCGTAGGCTAGCTGTGCGAACCACTTGACGCCTTCCAGATCCCATATGCCGACGCCTCCCTCTTTGAGACCAAGAGTATGGATTCCACCCTCCCAGTTACCCTCGACTACATTGCGTATAGCCGTGTATACTGCAACATCTACGCGCTTAGCACCACTGAGTATAATGTGGTATGGGTCGTACCATTCCTGGCTGGCATCCTGGCCTATGGCGAATGCTATTCCATAGCCTTTCTCGTTCCACTCTCTTACAGCGTCAAACATGCCGACGTGTGTGAGGCCCGCGAGACCGTAGAGCACCTTAGCACCTTTCTGGAGCAGGTCCCAGGCTGCGCGATAGCCCTTCTGAGTATCGGTGAAGGTGCCTGTATACGTCCATAGCAACTCAACTTTCTTGCCAGTCTTCAGCTCGTAGTACTTTGCGCCGAATAAGTAGCCTATGTGGAACTTCCAGAGCGGCGGTATATCCATACCGGCAACCGCGCCGATCTTTATTGGCCCCGTCTCACCCTCCACCTGCATAATCTTGTCCGCAATGCCAGCAGCTAGAACGCCTATCAACGCTGCACATTCCTGCTCACGGAATAGTATGTCGATCTCGTTTTCTCTAACCACACCGGTAGTCGCGTCGATAAGCGCATACTTCTGCTGCGGGAACTTGTCAGCCGTCTTGTTCAACGGGTCGGTCCAGAGGAAGCCCACCAGGATTATCACATCATACTCTCCGGTTTTGCTCAGCCTCTCCAGCAGAGGCTGCATGTCAGCCTGGCTTCTAGGCGTCGAGTACTTCACCTCTACTCCTAACTCTCTAGCCGCTCTCTCAGCACCAAGCCAAGCCATGTCATTGAAGCTTAGATCACCACGTCCACCAACATCGAACAAGACTAGTACTTTGGCCTTTGGTTTCGGTTTTGTTTCTACACCCGTGCTTGGCGTGGTACTTGTTTCGCCGGGTGTGATTGGTGAGGGTTTCTCACTAGGCTTTGCAAGAAGTACCGCTGTGGCTAGTGCAGCCGCCACTATCACAATAACAAGTGCGATGAGTAGGTTACGGTTCACTATGCTCCACCCGGGTTAATGCCATGTATCTAGATTATAAAACGGTTGTAGTGTCGGATTCAACGTGGGAAGTCAAGGTCTAAGGCTTCTAAGGTTCGTCTACACAACGTTTTGCCCCGGGAGAAAGCCCTGAGAAAGAGCGCCACTTACGCTGTTGAAATGCTAGGCATTGTGAAGGTATACCCGGATGGCACTGTAGCACTGAGAGGCGTCGATTTCCGTGCCCGCCCAGGCGAGATTCATGCGCTTCTAGGCGAGAATGGTGCCGGCAAAACAACGCTCATGAGGATATTGTACGGCGAGATTCGCCCCACGCGTGGAGAGATACGTGTGTTTGGAGAGAAAGTGTCGTTCAGAAGCCCTCGAGATGCGCTTAAACGCGGTATCGCAATGGTGTATCAGCATTTCTCACTGGTGCCCACTTTCACAGCATTCGAGAACATATACATGGCTGTAGGCAGCATATCGAGGGTATCGCGGAGAGAGTTGAGAATCGAGGTAGAAGAGCTGATGAGAGAACTTGGTTTGAAAGTACCCCTAGACGAAGTTGTCGAGAAGCTACCCGTCGGCATTCAACAGAGAGTAGAGCTGCTCAAGGCTCTTGCGCTTAAGGCTAAGATATTGATACTTGACGAGCCTACCTCGGTATTGTCGCCTGCGGAGGCTGAGGGTCTGTTCAGGTTACTTAAGAGGCTCCGGGATGAGGGCCACACTGTGATATACATCACACACAAGTTGAGAGAGGTACACGAATTAGCAGACACAGTGACTGTAATGAGGCGCGGCAAGGTAGTAGCCTCATCCCTTGATGCGAGAAGTGTTGACGAAGCTACACTGGCGAGACTTATGGTTGGCGAGGAGATAGTCACCCAAGCCTACCCGCTATCTCGTCGTGTTGGCCCTCCGGTGCTTGTTATACGCGACTTATGGGTTCGTGGCGATCGCGGCGAGTGGCGAGTACGTGGCGTTAGCCTCGAGGTTAGAAGGGGAGAGATACTCGGCATAGCTGGTGTACAGGGAAGCGGACAGAATGAACTTGCGGAAGCTATAGTTGGCCTACGTAAACCGGAGAAGGGTACGATTCTCCTGGATGGCGTCGATATAACACGACTTAGTGTTGAGGACCGTTACCGCTTGGGTATAGCGTACATCATTGACTCTAGGAGCGTAGGCCTCGTACAGGATATGAGCGTGGTTGATAATTCGATACTCACGTGGCTATGGAGGTTTGTCCGCCGCGGGATGATAGACTATAGTGAGGCCGCATCACATGCAAAAAGGATCGTTGAGAAGTATAACGTTGTCACACCCAGCCTGTGGTCACGGGTGCGCTACTTGAGCGGGGGCAATCAACAGAAGTTGCTTGTAGGCCGCGAGGCGGAAAAGCAACCAAAACTACTCATTGCAGCCGAACCTACTCATGGTCTAGATGTGCGTGCCGCTAGGTTTGTACGCGAAACGCTAGTAAAGTTACGCGATGAGGGTATTGCGGTACTCCTAATATCCTCTGATCTGGATGAGGTGCTCTCGGTCAGTGACCGGATAGCCGTGATGCATGAGGGTCGTATAATTGCTGTCGAGCCCCGGAACGAGATGAGTAGAGAGAAGATCGGCTTGCTTATGGGTGGTGCAGCTTGAGAGGCAGAGAACTACTCGAGCCAGTGTTAGAGACTATGTTGGCTCTTGTTGCGGGTATGCTAGCCGGTTCACTAATCCTGATAATGTTTGGCTATAACCCGCTTGACTACTACGCAGTGGTATTTAGCGAAGGCTACATCGACCTGCTCTATCTCCTTGAGCGTGCAACGCCTCTCATTGCCACCGCACTCGCCTTCGCGATCCCACTCTATGCAGGGCTCTTCAACATAGGCGGCGAGGGCCAGATGTATCTAGGCGCGCTCACAGCACTCGTTGTCAGCATCGCGACACACTCGTGGGTTGCTAGCCTGGCTGCGGGCATCATAGCAGGTCTCTTTGTCGGTGGTTTGATAGGCTTGCTTCGAGTCTATCGAGGTGTAAACGAGGTTGTATCCTCCATAATGTTCAACTGGATACTATATTGGGCTATGCTGTTCCTCGTAACTGGTTATCTCGCGGATCCTCATATACCGCACCAGACCATACCTGTACCCAGCGACGCACAACTGAAGCCCATAGGCGACGCACTACCCTCGGTCTTTATCCTCGCCACTCTCTCGACAATAGTCGCTTACCTCCTGATATACAAGACTAGCCTGGGGTATCAAATGCGCGTTGTAGGCTATTCTACGCGCACCGCACTCTATGCAGGCATAAAGCCTGGACGCATTCTCGTACTAGCATTGCTCCTCGGCGGCGCATATGGAGGGTTAGCGGGTGCACTACAAGTCTTGGGTGTGACGCCCAGCATAGACTCTACATTATCGGCGCTAGAGGGCCTTGGTTTCGAGGGTATCGGCGTAGCTCTTCTGGCTAGGCTCAACCCACTTGCCATTATACCAGCAGCCATCTTCCTCTCCGGCTTGATAATAGGCGGTCAATTTGCCGAGGCGAACCTAGGCACACCACCTCAACTAACAGACGCGATAATAGGCGTCATTATTGTTGCACTAGCTCTACCGTACGCCTACAGAGTGATTGTGAATAAGCTGCGCGCTACCCGGCTTACACGCGAGGCGCCCCAAGTTGCTAGAGGCGTGGCTAGTCGCGGCACTAGCGATAGGGGCGCTTAACTTCATGACGCCAGTACTTCTAGCCACCATTGGCGAGATTATAACCGAGAAGTCTGGAGTAGTAAACATCGGGATTGAGGGAGTAATCAATCTCACAGCTTTCATAGCTACTGTG
The Pyrolobus fumarii 1A DNA segment above includes these coding regions:
- a CDS encoding BMP family ABC transporter substrate-binding protein encodes the protein MTPGETSTTPSTGVETKPKPKAKVLVLFDVGGRGDLSFNDMAWLGAERAARELGVEVKYSTPRSQADMQPLLERLSKTGEYDVIILVGFLWTDPLNKTADKFPQQKYALIDATTGVVRENEIDILFREQECAALIGVLAAGIADKIMQVEGETGPIKIGAVAGMDIPPLWKFHIGYLFGAKYYELKTGKKVELLWTYTGTFTDTQKGYRAAWDLLQKGAKVLYGLAGLTHVGMFDAVREWNEKGYGIAFAIGQDASQEWYDPYHIILSGAKRVDVAVYTAIRNVVEGNWEGGIHTLGLKEGGVGIWDLEGVKWFAQLAYETGRLKDLTPEEVVKIVKEQREKWIPQEAWKIMEELKEKIMKGEIVFKTPKSHDEYIAIIKELEKGNLNAALEKGSIS
- a CDS encoding ABC transporter ATP-binding protein — its product is MLGIVKVYPDGTVALRGVDFRARPGEIHALLGENGAGKTTLMRILYGEIRPTRGEIRVFGEKVSFRSPRDALKRGIAMVYQHFSLVPTFTAFENIYMAVGSISRVSRRELRIEVEELMRELGLKVPLDEVVEKLPVGIQQRVELLKALALKAKILILDEPTSVLSPAEAEGLFRLLKRLRDEGHTVIYITHKLREVHELADTVTVMRRGKVVASSLDARSVDEATLARLMVGEEIVTQAYPLSRRVGPPVLVIRDLWVRGDRGEWRVRGVSLEVRRGEILGIAGVQGSGQNELAEAIVGLRKPEKGTILLDGVDITRLSVEDRYRLGIAYIIDSRSVGLVQDMSVVDNSILTWLWRFVRRGMIDYSEAASHAKRIVEKYNVVTPSLWSRVRYLSGGNQQKLLVGREAEKQPKLLIAAEPTHGLDVRAARFVRETLVKLRDEGIAVLLISSDLDEVLSVSDRIAVMHEGRIIAVEPRNEMSREKIGLLMGGAA
- a CDS encoding ABC transporter permease gives rise to the protein MRGRELLEPVLETMLALVAGMLAGSLILIMFGYNPLDYYAVVFSEGYIDLLYLLERATPLIATALAFAIPLYAGLFNIGGEGQMYLGALTALVVSIATHSWVASLAAGIIAGLFVGGLIGLLRVYRGVNEVVSSIMFNWILYWAMLFLVTGYLADPHIPHQTIPVPSDAQLKPIGDALPSVFILATLSTIVAYLLIYKTSLGYQMRVVGYSTRTALYAGIKPGRILVLALLLGGAYGGLAGALQVLGVTPSIDSTLSALEGLGFEGIGVALLARLNPLAIIPAAIFLSGLIIGGQFAEANLGTPPQLTDAIIGVIIVALALPYAYRVIVNKLRATRLTREAPQVARGVASRGTSDRGA